A genomic region of bacterium contains the following coding sequences:
- a CDS encoding cyclase family protein translates to MRFKRLAFHLTCVLTLGLTASTAGASSPWGPDDEAGNTNTQGYATYFRAALQMLRPGAKAYRLAHLFSPSMPQSPFAAPWQQTSSPTAFLPPTLHAANSEIVSGDIGNQGTQMDALGHFGYLPSADSDEVLYYNGFTQDEVKGPDGLLKLGIDKSKPIVTTAILLDARKHLNAGQPLEAGQLITTEDIEYMLHKQHLRGLLPGDVLFIYTGWSELWQDDNTNPFQTEYYSAGPGLSYDAALYLQQKFIVLVGLDNPFTDPVNEGFLQGQAPPPEGTPPGLPFAIHHNNLTQAGIHQIQNLDLKKLAQDKVYLSAVFISPLPIRGGAGSPVAPVAIGAPW, encoded by the coding sequence ATGCGATTCAAACGCCTTGCATTTCACCTGACCTGCGTCTTGACCTTGGGACTGACGGCCTCGACGGCTGGGGCTAGCTCGCCCTGGGGCCCCGACGACGAGGCCGGCAACACCAACACCCAAGGCTACGCCACCTATTTTCGGGCGGCTCTTCAGATGCTGCGGCCCGGAGCCAAGGCCTACCGGCTGGCCCATCTTTTCTCGCCTTCCATGCCCCAGTCGCCCTTCGCGGCGCCCTGGCAGCAAACCTCGAGTCCCACGGCCTTTCTCCCGCCGACTCTCCACGCCGCCAACAGCGAGATCGTCTCGGGCGACATCGGCAATCAAGGAACCCAGATGGACGCCCTCGGCCACTTCGGCTACCTGCCCAGCGCCGACAGCGATGAAGTGCTTTATTACAACGGCTTCACTCAGGACGAGGTGAAGGGCCCCGATGGATTGCTCAAGCTCGGGATCGACAAAAGCAAGCCGATCGTGACGACGGCGATCTTGCTCGACGCCCGCAAACACCTCAACGCCGGCCAACCGCTGGAGGCCGGCCAGCTCATCACGACCGAGGACATCGAGTACATGCTTCACAAGCAGCATCTCCGGGGGCTCCTCCCCGGCGATGTCCTCTTCATCTACACCGGCTGGAGCGAGCTCTGGCAGGACGACAACACCAATCCTTTCCAGACCGAGTATTACAGCGCCGGCCCGGGCCTCTCCTACGATGCCGCCCTCTATCTTCAACAGAAGTTCATCGTCTTGGTCGGCTTGGACAATCCTTTCACCGATCCGGTGAACGAGGGCTTCCTCCAGGGTCAGGCGCCGCCGCCCGAAGGAACTCCGCCGGGCTTGCCCTTCGCGATCCACCACAACAACCTGACCCAGGCCGGCATCCATCAAATCCAAAACCTGGATCTGAAAAAGCTGGCTCAGGACAAAGTCTATCTGTCGGCGGTCTTCATTTCGCCGCTGCCGATCCGGGGCGGAGCCGGATCGCCGGTCGCTCCGGTGGCCATCGGCGCGCCTTGGTGA
- a CDS encoding response regulator transcription factor: MKAETTAQPKVLVVDDHPIVRHGMVLLLKHSRQFKVCGEAASPAETSEKVASSAPDLLLIDLFLGGVIAIDTIRQLRRSHPELGILVISMQNEAFYAQKALDAGADGYIVKEEASDRILHALRRVAEGKTYISFPVLKKMLYRYAEDRKAPEKDAVLRLSDREFQVFRMMGEGLGTRRIAEELGVGIKTIETYCTRLKKKLDLKNATELLRHALAWQGPEGM; the protein is encoded by the coding sequence ATGAAAGCCGAAACCACCGCCCAACCTAAAGTCCTGGTCGTCGACGATCATCCCATCGTCCGCCACGGCATGGTCCTGCTGCTCAAGCACAGCCGTCAATTCAAAGTCTGCGGCGAAGCCGCCTCGCCGGCCGAGACTTCGGAGAAGGTCGCCAGCTCCGCGCCCGATCTCCTGCTGATCGACCTCTTTTTGGGCGGCGTGATCGCGATCGACACGATCCGCCAATTGCGCCGCAGCCATCCGGAGCTCGGCATCCTGGTGATCTCGATGCAGAACGAGGCTTTCTACGCCCAAAAGGCCCTCGACGCCGGCGCCGATGGTTACATCGTCAAGGAGGAAGCTTCGGACCGCATCCTTCACGCTCTCCGCCGGGTGGCCGAGGGCAAGACCTACATCAGCTTTCCGGTGCTCAAGAAAATGCTCTACCGCTACGCCGAGGACCGAAAAGCCCCCGAGAAGGACGCCGTGCTCCGCCTGAGCGACCGGGAGTTCCAAGTTTTCCGGATGATGGGCGAAGGCTTGGGCACCCGGCGCATCGCCGAAGAGCTGGGCGTCGGCATCAAAACCATCGAAACCTATTGCACCCGGCTCAAGAAGAAGCTCGACCTAAAAAACGCCACCGAATTGCTGCGCCACGCCCTGGCTTGGCAAGGTCCCGAAGGGATGTAA